GCTTGCTCAAGCTCAAGTAAGCATTCCAAAAGTTTCCCTAAGTTGATAGGAAAACCTTAAACTTAAACTTGAACTCATTGATAGAGGTATCATTTTGATTAAAACTTGATACCATTTGGTTTAGAATCATGTAGGGAATAAAAGCCCTAAGATTTTGGGGATTGATTGTAcatatttgtcatttaattttattttgaaacttTAGGGTTCATAACTGTTGTCCAGAAATTCTTGAGTTATAGGCTGAATAAATTTGCAAATGATACATGGCTGAGTTCGTATTCAAATTCTGAGCATGTTTGATGTTTACTTCATTGACAATAGTTGCATAAAACTTGAGTTTGATTTCTGAAAATTTTATGtctcaacgaagaagatgaagttggattttcaaattttcaaattttgtttattttatttttattagcgTGTGTATTATAAATGACTAATCAATCTGGCTTAGTTGGCAAGCACACGTGTTATAAGGCCCTGGTGTTCAGGGGTGTGGGTTTGATCTACCCTTTTtgcatatttgtttgttttattttgtttttaccaTTTATCACTAATTTTCGTATATTATTACACACTTAGGCCTTATGATCAAACCCAAGCAGTTGGCCCAGTGACTAAGCTTTTAACTTGTGAACTTGAGggcatgggttcaaacccttCCAAGTGCAAAGCTCTTTTTTTAGCActattttatttcacttttttctttaactttgataaattattaaaaatagcaAAAGTAATTCTTTTAATCTGAATTTTTTGTACTACTTATTTAACTTATCTATTTtgctaatatattttataatcccaaaaatattatttatttagtcatttaaaaattaaatcaaaaacaagcttttatatgtttaaaaaaatcaaaaaatcattTCTCTTTCATTATTTTCACCATTTAAACTCTTGTATTTTTTGTGTGAATTTACTTAGGACTAGGTTAAATCTCCTTGATGATACCATGTACCCTTAAACCAACTCTCCTTTAGAGTTTGATATTTTAagcaatttaaaatcaattaggtttaggtgtgtttaaaaccctaatctttgaaaaccctaatttgaaaccctTGATCTTTAGCTTCACCATGTTGATATAACTTGTTGTTGTTGCTTTGATCTCTTTTTTTGTctttgtacatatatttgttgatttttatccTTGTACAATTATACTTTATTTTAAAGTACTATCATTGTATATATATACATTGTTTACTAACCCACATGCATTAGATTATTCATCCATCATATTTATTTATGCATTAGATTATATTAGGAGTGTTTTTAAAATAGGAGATAGGAGAATTAAATGATAACTATTGGATTAAATATTCGGTCTTGATGAACATTAACTGTTTGTGCTTGCATGTAACTTCTTCAAGACCAAAAATCTAATCCAATGATTATCGTTTAATCTTCCTATCTCCTATTTTAAAAACACTCCTACTTGATATATCAccatatgttatatatatatatatatatatatatatatatatatatatatatatatatatatatatatatatatatatatatatatatatatatatatatatatatatatatatatatatatatatatatatatatatatatatatatatatatatatatatatatataaatgttacGCCTACACCTAAAACATAGTTCACAATACATTTCAaattttgattaatatatattttgacctaaaaaaataatatatattgtcAAGGCCGgccctttgaatttgggtgccttgggcgaatcaaaagagtggtgcccatataaactatttttaacaataaatacgcaaggataaaagaaataatttgataaaaacacattttcatttgacattgtgcaaaaagaatacaagtatggatctttaaataaatttttatactacatcaaaacatagaccactataaagagacttcttcttcttcttcttctcatcagatgcaacactgataggaatagttaatattattctataagctatgcatgcattaggaaaacaattaaaagtctttaaagaactcaatatcatatagcttgatttgattcaactgttaaaaGTTCTCTgataactttcaattcttcaaataaaattttaccatcaaaatcaagaaaatcgtcatgttttaaacaagttttaagatgtttacaacatgctttcaagtccctatcagataatgatctaagcctttcaatactaaacaagaatccaaaaatatttttatatgtgctATAatgctcaaatcttctatcaagtgagttaagtgtttgatctataatatataagaaatagtgaTTTTAAAAAGACTCTTCAGTGgactcaagattcagttgtgtgggttGAGATAAATTTTCATCATAGTGTTCTTTTCAGCACTAGCCTTATCATTTACAAATCCAAATTCtctacattcttttattaattttgattttgtagTGTCCTTATATATTTGTTAgccaatatttaaaaaataaaataaattttagcaaatatttttataatagaaaattcttttttaatatatatagggaTAAAAAaattggtgcccctaaaattattaGGCCCTGagctcccgccccgcgagcccgtgctcagggccacccctgtaTACGGTAAAGACTTTGGTTAATCCTATCtataaaattggttaatacagttcataacttggttaatgagttctcaaacaaaaaaaattaaatagtaaaataaaattggttaatggaGTGTAAATGttggttaatatatttataatttagttcAGAACATGGTTAATAGTatgtattttattggttaatgaagtagtgaaagtggttaatgaattataagtaaaataattggttaataacttatatttttatggTCAATACAattgtgaagttggttaatgacacaattttacatttgtattataaaataatattttaaaaataatatttttttaaaaaaataaaatatattttttaaaaataaaactattttattaaaaacgatgttcaccgtatttatacggtgaacagtgtataCGCTGTAAAaagggtgtaagaatagcatagCTGGTATCTATATACAAAATTTACATATGTATTAAAAAATGGTTAAATATATAATACCTCTATGTAATATAGACGAAATTCACTTTACGGAAAAAAATTGGATCACCCGTTGAAATATTAACATCAATATTTTTTATCTCCTAAGTGCACAAGTTAtccctgtaattttttttattaccctcaatatttaatttgtacgcttaagaaaaaataaaataaaaaattacataagataattcaaaaaatatatatactataAGGATAAAGCAAAATCCGGCTACATTCAAAAGGCAAAGTGGTATTAatccattaaaaaaaataaagttttattTAGAAGTGGATTCATTAACATGTCATtaacaatttaatatattttactttGTATTTATGGTTAAATTGATTACACTAAATATATACCTTAATTATAGTACttgtcttttctctttttttttaatacgATTTTTAATGTTTTAGTATGCATGATTTGGTCAATTCAATAACTTATTTTGAGATGAAAAGTGAATGAAATTTGTGCCTAAATTAAATCCATTCCTACTTGGTATCCACGAGAACAGAAATCCCCGCCTTATCAACGGTAATTTTGTTCTCTTTAAAACCATATAAATAATTCATGCTCATACGACAGCGTTTTGTCTCTTCTTCGTCTACCTCGTATCTGAACCAGAAAACACTCTTCTAGGGTTTCGCAATTCCAATCCAATCGCAAACCCTAATCTTTCTACTATTGCAATAATCATTCCATCAAAATGGCAATTGCGCGCACTGGAGTCTACGTCGACGACTATTTGGAGTGTAAGCATCTTTTCTTCTCTCTTATCTTCTCTCCATTCGCAAACCCTAATTTCACCCCAAATTTTCAACGAATTTCTTCAATTTCCCCCAAATTTTCTATTCAACAGACGCCAATACATTGCCCGCTGAGCTTCAGAGACTGCTTAACACCGTTCGTGAACTCGACGAACGATCCCAATGTAAATTCCTACTcaaaaaactttctttttttgtttttgttttgcacTAATagcttttttattcatttttgttgttgttgttcttgtggtTTTGTTGTGTGTGATTGAAGCTATGATAAACCAGACTAGGCAGCAGACAAAGTACTGTATGGGGTTCTCATCTGGCTCTAAGAAGGGTAATCATAATCATAAttatagttataataataattacgcCAATGGCGACGATGACGCTTCTGTTGAAAAACTGCTAAAAGAAATCGAGGCAAACCAGGATAGTGCTTTGAGTCTATGCACTGAGAAGGTTTTGCTGGCACAGCAAGCATATGAACTGGTTAGCTTTTTTTCTTTATTCAGTTATAGCTTTTATGACTTGGACGAGAGGGTTTCATGTATACAAAATAATACCGAAACAGTAGCTTTTTCATGTTGTCTCAATTTACACTATGCGACTGAAGATAGTTGGGACTTGGGAATGTGGTTCTATGTTCTTGTCATgtcaattttgtgcattttgcatCTGGTTATATATTGCATACAAGGAAGATTGTACAGCTTAAGTTTCAAGTTTCAATCTTCTTGTATTTGCTTCAGATAGATAGCCATGTAAAACGACTTGATGAGGATTTAAACAACTTCGCCGAAGATTTAAAGCAAGGTAAAATAACTATTTGATTTGTACTCTGATTTATTGTGTCATTTATGCACAAATTATATTTTCAATATCAACCTATAAAACCAGTATGATCTGCAATTCTTACTTCTTTATTCGTTTTGCTCAAATTTATATTGGGGAAAATAAGACAGTATGTTCAATATGTTGGAAGTACATCATTTAGGTTTCTTGACCACTGACCAGTATAAAGAAACCTGTAATGTAAATATGTAATGTAATACACTAGAAAGGAAGTGCAAAATCAAAAAGGAATTTTGTTCTGGAATTTACGGGTTTGTTTTTTGGTTTGCTCCATCCCCTGCCTCCCCTGGAATTTCCCTTTTTTCTATAATCTACAttgttattgaattttttttctctacATTTTCAGTTTTTGTATTTCTTATATTCTTTGTTCTTTcacatttgattttatcagagggGAAAATATCACCAGATGAACCAGCCATTCTCCCCCCACTGCCTATTGTCCCTAAACCTGAAAAGCGCAGGCACGTGTATGGTACACCTCAATCGAAGAGACTTGATTACAGGGAAAGAGACTGGGATAGAGACTTTGAGCTGATGCCTCCACCAGGAGGCCATAAGAAGGATTATGCGACCCCTATGGATGTTGATCAACCCATTGATCCAAATGAACCTACATACTGTGTTTGCCATCAGGTCATGATATATATGTTGTGAATAATATGCCTTATTGTTCCATGTCTTgtatattatcttttgtttttgctTAAACTGAGCCAGTTTAGTTATCTTTTACTTCAGGTATCTTTTGGAGACATGATTGCCTGTGACAATGAAAATGTGAGTTCACTGTTGTATCTGtttcatttctttcttttttctctccGGAATTATTGTTACCGAGTTTTATTGTTATTCTTGATAGTGCCGAGGAGGTGAATGGTTCCACTATTCATGTGTTGGCCTGACCCAAGAAACAAGGTTCAAGGGAAAGTGGTATTGTCCAACTTGCAGATTACAACCACACTGCTAATAATAAATCTTTGCTCCAGTTGAACTAAATTCACAAGTAGTCATTGTtgtttgaatatatttttgtttccttttagtGAATGCATAGTTTTAGGGTTGTGTTTTGATTAATTAATGGGGGTAAAAGTTTGATGCAAATCCTCTTATAACTCTTTCCCTCTACCAGAAAATACATGTGGGATTTGAATGATTTGCCTTCTACTTTGCTTGACTATTTGCTTGACATATAATTTTCATAGGCAATTGTTTTTGtactattaatttaaattttcaaagtaaaatagtaacataaaatataataatgtttgaggtatgttttaaaatttatccaacattattttatcattgataaaaaaaaaatggaTATTATAAtgctaattaaaaattaaaataaatgaggCTTGGACTGGACAGATTAAGAAtagttttaattgattattttataattgaattgttattataatataaataaaaaaatcagatTATAGTCTattaagaaatttttttaaaaggaaaactATAAATGTTTGGATTTACCCCTATTTAGTAATAATTGTGTTTCCTAAACTATTAAATCTAGGGTTAATACCCAATTCTCACATATTATGAGGCGAATTTGAAAAACACCTCCGGAAAAAACacaaattttgttgttgttcgAAGATTTTCTAATTTTGCCTCTCAgcaaaatctataatataagaaaagttgttgttctagaaatcacaaaaatatcattttgttatgatagtctaaattaataatttggggGGGGAAAATGTCTTTTACTTTTTattgctttattattattatttctaataaattattaatcaaaatattttaataaattattttttaataaaaaaattattatgataattttaaattattgttaagttacatttaaaatagtatttaatttttaagatTTAACTTTAATTacgaagaaatataattttaaaataacttttattttaagatacaatatcttttaagaaaataaataattttaattaaaaaaattatttcagttaaaatgaatttaaaaatatacttgaaaatgtgtgttattggataaaatacaaaaatgtcgGTCACTTaccattaattttaatttatataattcaaaatattatattaatatatgttattaatgaagtttatacaattaaaataatgtttgcacaattaaatattagaaaaattatgTTATTAATGTGGtttcacaaatatatgttatcaatataaataggatatatatatatatatatatatatatatatatatatatatatatatatatatatatatatatatatatatatatatatatatatatatatatatatatatatatatatatatatatatatatatgagaatgtgagaatgaatttgaactattagattttaaaataaatggtggatattatgtgtcaatctttttttctctctcctaactcatttattttaataatggaggagcgataaaaaaaattcacacataatctccaccatttattttaaaatttaatggttcatatttatttttcacattctcatataaagaaggcgttctcatatgatatgccatatatatatatatatatatatatatatatatatatatggggacgactcaagtgagaacacttggttattatgagaaatgagaacaatgaatcatgaccattaaatttgattttaatggactggattggtttctctttctaagatccttaatatttaatggactggatcctagaaagagaaaccaatctagtccattaaaatcaaatttaatggtcgtgattcattgttctcacttctcataataaccaagtgttctcacttgagtcgtcccctatatatatatatatatatatatatatatatatatatatatatatatatatatatatatatatatatatatatatatatatatggggacgtatcaaatgagaactttggctattatgagaactgagaacttttaataataaccatacgatttaaaatcaatgccttagatttcactcaaattttaagaAACAATCAATAATACATAGATTCtgatttaaatacatatcacaccAATGCAAATCTCAGCATTGATTTTTAATcgtatgattattattaaaagttctcagttctcataatagctaaagttctcatttgatacgtcccctatatatatatatatatatatatatatatatatatatatatatatatatatatatatatatatatatatatatatatatatatatatatatatatatatatatatatatatatacttcaagagtaagtgtagaagatttactccaaatcttaaccactgattttcattaatctaacgattttaattgatcttttaatatatatatatatgggaaaaaaagtttattacttattcaattgtaacattctattattatttatagttaaattctattagtatcaaattctattgattcagatatttttgtaaatgatacctaaacgtaaataatatttttatatacgaaaaaagatatttatgatccaaaaaaattttatTCGAAAAAGGTATATaggaaaaaactattattgatccaaATCTTTTTTATGTAAacgataaatataaataatatttgtatacggagaaaatctattaatgatctaaatatttttatatataaaaaatggtatttatgatcccaaaaaaaattattcaaaaaagttATACGGGAAAAAAACTCTAAAGTAAAATCCTTCGCTACAGTCTTGCCTTAAACTTTGGTTCTTCAATTTTCAGAATACCTTCCTTCTTCTTGAATATTCACTTACATCCAACCGCATTTGTTTCCTAGGTAGTCTCACAAGCTCTCATGGACTCAACAAGGTGTTCCTAATACTCTCCTTGAGAATAAGATGAGTAGAGTTTTTGCTGCACCTCCAGAAGAAAGATCAAAGGCGTTTTATAACACACCACCTTCAAAATATGAAATCATTGACCAGGTTAGAATTATATCATATGAACTGTGATTGGTTGATAATAGTATGAAAGATCTTTTATAGAGTAGTTTCTTTTTTCAGGGACGTGAGATTTTCTACAGGGTGATAAGAATGGGATTTGAGGATACTTATGTTTCAAGTCCTGGTTCGATGTCAGAGAAATATGGAAAGGACTATTTTGTATGCACTGGTCCTGCTTCAATGTTGGTGCCTGTGACTGTGAATCCTGGTGAAGAATGGAGAGGAGCACAAGTTATTGAGCATGATAATCTCTCATAATCACATAAATTAACAAATATTAGTTTACATGATTTTTGAAACATTTCCTTTCCTATCTCCCTTTGTTTCTCTCTGCATTGTTCTTCCTATGTATATTTGTTTAGTTGATTTATGTCCCTATAGTACACTactatcaataaaatatattACATAATCTTTGCAGaatttttatttcattggatCCCTTGCACTTTAAGAAATTAGCGTAGACATGAGATAAGCCCGCTGTTAGGCAAAAAGGAACAAGATTGAAATTTTCACAGCAAAGGGACTATATGCTAATGCTATAAAATGATTGTGTAATAATAGTTGAACCAGCCTAAACAGAGAAAATAATAGCATTTTTATGTGAAATTCCCACAGCTCATTTTTCTGTGTCCATATCGACATGCTGagacaaacatatatacaaaggtTTGAACCAATTAGCTTCCAAAATGTATAACATTGAGCTAGCTTTCTCATTGATAGGTTGACAGACTTATATACAAAAGAGATGCCTTGAGGcacaaattaaaacagaaaataactgTCATAGTCATAACTATCTATAACAGCTATAATACATATTAAGCTATACACTAATACCCTCCCTCAAGTTGGAGATTATTTAACTGAGATAGAAGCACACCGAAAGGTTGGGGTCCAAGGGTTCTGTGAGGATGTCACCCAATTGAAATATAGCTTAGAAGATAATTTTTCTCTGACCACATGACAATCTATTTCGATGTGTTTTGGTCTGTTCATGAAATGTAGCATTTGCTTCAATGTGACAAGCAGATTGACTGTCACAATATAAAACTATAAAACTGCATATGAAACACAAGACGGGAAATCCCGAGCATAGGTGTCATGACAGGCTTGGCACCATTGTGATGCTGGCTAGACCATAGGTTAAATGTTCCCCACTTTCTAAAGTAAGGCCTCGGATGCTTTGCCCTAACCAACCCTCTTTCTTGATTGCTTGAGAGCGAATCTCAGCGATGATCTGCTTGACTTCCCTTGGACCGGTTGTTACTGTCCTTGGTGTAAACCTGAACTAGCTCGTCGAAACACAGCTCTATTCGTGCTTGAGACTTTCCTTTTTATTATACTAGAAAACCCTTGGCGGCTAGCTTGTGTATAGTGATTTTCAGAGTCTACATACTTCAAGTCGCTGTGGTTGTGCAGCAGTAGAATACGGTATACCCCAGGTTGCCCTTTAAATATCGCACTAGGCTCaatgcaggcttctgatgttttTGTGTTGGTTGATGCCTAAACTGAGAGCTTCCAATGTTTTTGTGTTGGTTGATGCCTAAACTGAGAGCTTCCAATGTTTTTGTGTTGGTTGATGCCTAAACTGAGAGAATCTGCTCACAGTACGAGAGCCCTGATCTTGTAAAGCACAGGTAGATAGGTCGTCCCTAGAAATCAATTCCATCTACTTGATGGTAGAGTTTTATATGGTCCCTACAAATCACAATGAATGAGTTCAAAAGAACCACTAGCTTTGTCATCGCTCAAAGAAAACATTTCCCTAGTTTGCTTAGCTTTGAGACACACATCACAAACCTTAGTAGCAGCTAATAAGACCTGTTATCTAATCTTTGTTAGTACTGAATTTCACCTGTTATCTTATCTTTGTTTAGTACTGAATTTCATGGGAAAAAATAGAGCTCATTATTTCGCTCACTCACTCCAATCAGCATCCCAACGTATCAACGTTACTTGTATAATGTTTTGCTCCAAGAAGCAACTCAGGAGCACAGTTGTTGATATGCATCTTTGCTTAGTTGATTTATGTCCTGCAGTACAATACAACACaatcaataataataaatgaCACAAAGTTTGCAGAATTGAATCGCTTAGAATGCAATATGGTGACTAGATGTTTCAGTTTGGATCCCTTAAGATAGAACAAGATTGaaatatctattttatatttatagtTTAGCAAGAAGCTAATTAACACTAATTGCATGAGTTAACCACTAACTTTTGAGTCAGCTCTAAAAGATTTGAAGAAATAGATACAGTACATAAGGTACTGCAacaaggaatttggaaaaattgatgaaacattatatgctaaaTTGATGAGCTTGGATCGATTGTAACAACAAACAAAAGACAGAAACTGCATTCTGGAAACAATTAGTAGAAACGTCACACATATATAGTCCCACATCGGTCGCGCAAGAGTTTTACCAAAAGTTTATATACCCAATTGGCGAGACTATATGTCACGACCTTACTTGAACAGGATCTGTTCTATAGGATCGTACTACTGTGTCCTTGATTTCAAAGGAGACAGGAACATAAATCTGGTGGATGAATCGTGACCGTGTGATCGGAGCGTGATTAACGGTTCTGTGATGAGACTCTACGAGTGTCATCATGTGTGACTGTAGATGATCGTTCTCAGCTGGCACTGTCTGGTTGGGTCGGTTACACGGTAGTCTGACagatttcaaaactttttttttttttattatctttcaTTAAATTACAAAACGAAAAAACTACTGACagatttcaaaactttttttttttttattatctttcaTTAAATTACAAAACgaaaaaactaaactaaatattttctatatcagATGAGTTTCAAGCTTAGTACATGAACTCGCTTGTTCCGTAACAGAGATTATCTTGCATTTGTCACCTCTTTCCTAAGCTTTTCCGAAAACTAGATCAAACGAAAACAACTAAAGTGCTCTTTAGTAAATAATAAATCGATGATAAGAATATTACCTTCTACTTCTTTGTGTTCTACTATTTAAAAGGATGCCTGTGGTGTGTCAAGGATTTTCCAAAATTGAACATTGCTGTAAAAAATATAATACCAAGCAAATGCATTTCAAATTGGAGAGGTAGAAGAAAGAAggaaataaaagatgaaaaagaccAACTTTTTTTTTTAGTGAAAAGAAGTCACTGCATATCTACTTGAGACTGAGTGAGTCATGGGGTGGGGTGGGGTGGGGTGGGGAAGATGCCacgtttaaaattatatatatatatatatttaattttataatttttttagcaATCACAAACGATTAAATAAACTATTTTacgtatttatattattattattttttatctttatccTACCTCTAATGTATATTATGTTTAGTGAATTAAATCTTCAAAACACTATATTTAACACTCATTAATG
The Vicia villosa cultivar HV-30 ecotype Madison, WI linkage group LG6, Vvil1.0, whole genome shotgun sequence genome window above contains:
- the LOC131612304 gene encoding PHD finger protein ING2; protein product: MAIARTGVYVDDYLEYANTLPAELQRLLNTVRELDERSQSMINQTRQQTKYCMGFSSGSKKGNHNHNYSYNNNYANGDDDASVEKLLKEIEANQDSALSLCTEKVLLAQQAYELIDSHVKRLDEDLNNFAEDLKQEGKISPDEPAILPPLPIVPKPEKRRHVYGTPQSKRLDYRERDWDRDFELMPPPGGHKKDYATPMDVDQPIDPNEPTYCVCHQVSFGDMIACDNENCRGGEWFHYSCVGLTQETRFKGKWYCPTCRLQPHC
- the LOC131609919 gene encoding photosynthetic NDH subunit of subcomplex B 2, chloroplastic-like, with amino-acid sequence MSRVFAAPPEERSKAFYNTPPSKYEIIDQGREIFYRVIRMGFEDTYVSSPGSMSEKYGKDYFVCTGPASMLVPVTVNPGEEWRGAQVIEHDNLS